Below is a genomic region from Mustela lutreola isolate mMusLut2 chromosome 1, mMusLut2.pri, whole genome shotgun sequence.
TCCACTTTAGACTTTTTCCCCTTGGCTTCTGTGAGACCACATTTTCGTGGTTTTCCTCTGACCTCATGGGCTGCTTCTTCCCAGCCCCAGGGctgttcttcctccttttcctcctcctcctcctcatcctccatgAACCCGACCTCTAAACACTGGTGGACCAGGACTCTGTCCTCAGTCCTCTTCTCAAGCCTCATGCTCCCATTCTCAACCCTCGTGATGTTATCTGGTCCTGCGGTTTTAAATCCCACATGCTGATTCAGGTCCTTCCAGCGAATTTCACAAGCTCCCAAGCGGAGAGCCTTCCTGAGCAACTGGAGTGCTTACCTGACATCTCCACTTTcctttttacagatttatttacctgagagagagaacacggtgggcgggagcagcagagggagaaggagagaagcagactccccacggagcgcGGGGTCCCAacgcgggggcttgatcccacagccctgagagcatgactggagccaaaatcaagactcggaCACTTAAGCGAtggagccacctaagtgcccctccACTAGGGTGTCTATTTTTTGAATCTAACATGACCAACACAAAAATTCTTGATTTTCGttccctgaatcccaaacctagTCCCTTCCTTCCCCAGTTCTCACCATCTCAGCAGATGATACCTGGACTCTATCTAGAGGCTCAGGCCCCAAACCAAAGtgtcattctatttttcttttccttactgaggtataattaatattacacacacacacacacacacacacacacacacacacacacacacacactataatattagtttcaggtatgcaacataataattgtatatttgtatttgttgtGATATGATCACCACAAATTTAGTTAATGTCTGCCACCATACACAgtgataacaattttttttttcctgtgatgagaacttttaagatctactctctcagcaactttcaaatatgcaatgcaGTATTTTTGATCATAGTCACTGTGCTGTAATTACATCCtcatgatttacttattttatagctggcagtttgtaccttttaatccccttcactcatttctcCTCTTGAACAGGCCAAATTTGATCCTGCTAGGGGCCCTCACATTCGGCTCCCTCAGCCTGGAACTTTCCCTCCCCTGGATCTTCAAAGAGCAGCTTATGTATAACAAACCTGGGCTTGGGGTATTTTGTTGATTCACCACTGGAGGGGGCTGTCTGGCAGGTAATTGTGTACCAACCTCAGAGGGCAGAGGGTTGGTTACATTACCACAGGTAAGGAGGGTGGAAGAGCTGGTGTTACCTGAGGAGCAGCAGTCACTGAGAGGACACAGATGTTtgccctttccctctttctctgctccactctagcccactggaggagctggatCTGAAGACAGAGGATCTTTGAATCAGATAGGAGGGttttaagtctttaattaaaCTGCACTGAAATTTATTCACCAAAAGGAACCAAGCAACTATGGAATCAGTCTGCCCAACTCCAAGGCCATCATGTTCCCTCACCAGTCTGATGTCTTAACTCTTAGCCTTGTTTATTCTAGTCCTGGAAGctggtttctttcttcctctgggcTAACAGCAGACTATAAACTGATATGTTATCTGCTAGAAATGGTCAGTGTTTACCACCTATCTGCTCTAAATGCCAGCCCagcaaaaaagtttttaattcccTTCCTCCATTGGAAGCCCTCTAAATGCTGCTCCAGGCAAAGGCGGCATGCAGGAGGAACCCCATGACAGCCCAGGTATGAGACAGGCAGGAAGCTGTAGACCCGCCATTGCTCCGAGGTTACCAAAATGGCTGTCGGTCTGCATTCTTTCCAGACAGTGCTCTGAGGGGCTTACCAGTTAGAGTGGAGCAGACATGTTGGATTTCCAGGGACACACCTGGTATATGCCTGCTGTCCTAAACTCATTATTCACAGACTTCCCATTCAGGCTCAAAAAAACTCCATTCTAGATAAAATAAATGGACGTTCTACCAAATAGAAATAAACTGACAGTGGCAACCTCGAGGCATCCTTGAGTTGGTTTGTAACAAGGACTAAGAGGGCCAAGCATGAAAAGAATTCAGACAAATCAAGGAGAGCCAGGCCTGGGCAGAGCCTATCTACTAGCCTCCCTGGTCTAGGACAGTGACCAGCCGCTTGAAAGGAAGCACCAAGGACTTGGGTCAGAACTCCCCCGCTGACTCTCCACCATTCAGCAGCATGTGTCGTCCTTGACAAGCTCTGGACCAGAGGCTCCAGTAGGTGTTAGAGAGTGATTGCTACCTTAAATACTGCCTGGTGTCCCCGGGGGCTTTCCCTGGTACTGAACAGGGACACAGGGTCACACAAAGAGAAGACCATGATCTTGAGGTTCCAACTTGCTTTCCAGTCATTTTAAATCCACTTTCAGTCCAAAAGAagtaacaagaaaagaaaaacacctgcAACTCCACTACTGGCTGgctcatctttcttttcctttttagccatattttttcattttttttttttggactagatcctttctaaaattcaaaattctgaATAAAGTCTATGGGGGAAAAATGTCCCAGATTCTGCCAAAACCTTCTGACTCGCAGTGACAAATGATTTGCAAGTTTCTTCTCTCCCGTTTTACCCCTGGAACCTTTCCCAATCTGGATCCCATGTTCCGGCCACACCCCAAAGGCACCAATGCTTGATGCCACTAGGGGCTCGTCATACTTCCTGCACAATCTCCTTGTCCAGGGCTGCTACAGAGATCCCCACAATGGACTTATTAGAACACTAACTCGCTCATTGGCATTACATGAGAAAACAAGGGTTCAGTGATCAAAGGTCTTTATTGAAGTGCAGATTTTAAAACATTACCATGATTCTTTACTACAGGACTTCTTAGAGCTTTCAAAGTGCAAACAGGCAAGTGAATCCCTGCTAAGGAAAGGGAGTACCGGgaggcagcccccccacccccaatggtGGTGCCCTTTTGTTCTTTGGAGATTGTCTGGAGGGATGAATGTTTATGGCGCATACTTTTAGGAATGCCATTCTACTAACCTTACTAGAAATACATCCCTACCATGTATAACTAATACATGTAAAACactaattatattaatttcatgagtccgttcttttttatttccaattcAGCAACAATCAGACGCCATGCTTCCTTTTATTACCACTGAAAAGATGGACACGTTGGGTTATTTTACCATCTATGAGTTCTGTTGTACATAGCATGTGGGTATTTTTCTTGAGTAAATGACACCTATTTGAACTCAACATTGATAGTACTTTGAAGTTTCAACTTTGCAAAATATCAAAAACAGGAAATCAGGTGCTTCACAAaaggagcatctttttttttcttttcttttttttttttttaaatcagtcttGTCTAGGTGTTCAGTGAACTTCTTTTCGCATCaatcaagagcaaaaataaaacccCCCAAATACCACACACGGGGAGGCAgacctctcttcttcctcatgcTTGGTTCCTGCTAGATTTCAAAGCAAACTGTACTGGAACTCAGAAGAACCCCGGCCGTCTTACCTCTCTTTGTTATGCATGGTATTTCTTATGTGATTTGAAGAAAGCACTGTGGCTGTCCATTTCTTATGTCTAATCAGGATTCTTCTGAAAAGCTCAAGAAACCCAAGCCAAAAGCCACCCGGAGAAAGCTGAAGCTTCCGTGCCATATCTGAATGTCCTTGCAGAGCGTTACAGTTCAGGCTGATTATGACCTAACGTACAAGCCCAGCAGACACCTGTCCTGTAAGCCCTTTGCTCttctgctccccccgccccccaccccagacattTAGGAAGATGTGCTCAGGCTAAGAGGCATAAAATGAGGACATAAAATAAGTCACATTCTCTTCTTTATAAACTGTGATTATCCTATGGGTAAAACATTCATACAGACGTCTGCTGGAGCAGGAATTCTGATCCACTTTGCATTCTCCCGACTTCCATCTTTACTACTGGTGTTTGATTGTTATGTGCCTGTAGCCTCAAGTAACCCAGTAAAAGAGGCCCTTTAAAGCCAGttgggcaggggctggagggggggAATATCCTCTTGGTTTTTCTTAAAGCACCGTCCAAATATTTTTACTGTAGTAAGTGAAGTCAAGGAGAGAAGTTTCTGAATCGCTCAAGTCCATCACTCCCTGAAAGCACACTGAAAACTCTGTAGAACAATTCGGCTGTGGGCCTGTGCCAGGCTCCAGACAAGGGCTCAGTCCGGTGTGACCTCTGACGTACTATGTGTCCAATGCTCTCTGGAATTTAATTCATTTGCAATCACTCCATCCAAATGATAAAACATGAGATGTGCTATATTCCAGGggtaaaatgaatgtttttagTGGAACCACAACCATTAAGCAATACACAGCTTTTTCTAATTGGGCTCTGACGATTGTCTTCTGGAAAAGAGCAAGTTCAAGGAACGTCAGTAAAATCCTGTGAAGTGGAAGGCTGGGCATAAATGGTCTTGCCCTCTCTGGTGCATCACAAAGCTGACAGGGCCATAGGTTGGGTCTTCTCCAGAAGGACAGCAACACTCTTTGGGAGGGAAACTATTTCAAAACTGCAAGCAACTTGGGATACTGACTTACTGTAAGACACAGTTTAAAAGGTGTACCAATATAGTCAACAAATTCTTTTACTTATCAAGGACTACTGTGCAAACACCTCCAAATCCAAAATATTATACCCGCCTGTCTACGAAGTATCGTGAAGTTTCCTAAGAGTTGTATGGGGAACACTGCCCTCTGGAAATGTTAACGACTaggcattaaaaacaacaacaacaacaacaaaaaaaaaaccccaagatgaATCTCAggagaaaatacacatatatacacacataagaaTTTAAGAATCTCTTATCTCCCGTATGccacatatttaatataataaaccTTTGAAACAAGTTCAGATGAAAAAAGTTCAAAGTTCTCCAAAAGTGAAAGATTAACTTACTTGCTAAATATTCCCTATTGTCCCAAACATCAGTgtggtgtgtttgtttttatttctatgcaAAAGTATGCCTTGAAACTCCTTAAATGATACGGGATACACAAACCAGTTTTCAAATCATAAAGCCAGGCACCTTGCAACTTTAAAAAGTTAGGTAAAAAGTATCATAACACATCACACACGcaggcgcgcacacacacacacacacacacacacaccccaatgacAACATTTGGCCTCTCCTAAAATAAGTACATGAAGACCATCAAGTGTGGCCAGGAAGGAACACTGCGTCACCCCTCCCTGCAATCCAGGTAGTTTCCTTTAATCCAATAGCATATCTGAGCATATTTGAGAGGGGTGATTCTAACGGCCACGTTGAAGTCCTGCGGAGAACCATTCATGTCTACCCACTGGTGCCCTGAAAAGATGCCAATAATTTTCCGCTCCCACTTCTGCTGCTGCCTCTTCCACATCCTCACGTAGACCCCGGAGCCGCTGGCCCCGGGCTGGGCGTCGCACTGCTGGTAGAGCAGGTCATAGGTCTCGTCTTTGACATCACAGAAGCGGTACACCAAGTTGCCGGGTCGATCATTGTCATACCCAGAGAAGTGGATCCTGCCTCCCGGCAGCTGCTTGGCTGGAGGGCTCACCCCAATCTTCATGAACTTtctcttgtggggttttttgagTTCTAGGAGGGCGTAGTCATAATCCATGCCAATGTCGTTGGCATTGCCTTTGATCCAACCCTTGGGCACATGGGTACGCTTCACCCGGATCCACTGAAACTTCATCTTCTCCGGCCCCGCAGAGCTTGAGCTGTTGGCCCCGCGACCGCCGTCTTTAAACTTGGGCTTCAGGAAGCCCACTCGAAGTTTCTGGGTCCCCTTCACATAGGTTTTCCCGTCGTGGATGCAATGGGCAGCCGTGAGGACATGCTTCTCCGCCACCAGGGTGCCCGTGCAGCCTGTAGATAACTTCACTGATGTGGAGAAGGGGTAGTTGAGCAAGAAGTCCTTCCCGAAGATGCTGAATCTGCTGTCATAGCCATAAATCTGCCGCTTCCTCCGAGACCTTCCCGAAGACTCTTGGCCCCCACCACCGCTGAGGACATAAATGCCCACCTGCGTCTCCGTGCGGCTGCCGTTGGCATAGAGTGTCTCGTAAGACAAGTACTGCTTGGCCTCTTCGTAAGTGGGCAGTGGAGTCCCCTTATGACACTGGGGTCCGCATGAGGAGGACACATCCAATCTGGCTTCGGCCCCAAAGTCTGGCTTGCCCAGGTTGAGGGTGGACTGGGGCAACACCACGGGGAGGCGGTAAGCAGGCCAGGTGGGTTTCCAGTGGGTGCTATAAAGGCTCACCTGCCCAACAgcacagagcaggaggaggaaaaggaagaggagccCTGGGATCCCCGCCATGCTGA
It encodes:
- the PRSS23 gene encoding serine protease 23; this translates as MAGIPGLLFLFLLLLCAVGQVSLYSTHWKPTWPAYRLPVVLPQSTLNLGKPDFGAEARLDVSSSCGPQCHKGTPLPTYEEAKQYLSYETLYANGSRTETQVGIYVLSGGGGQESSGRSRRKRQIYGYDSRFSIFGKDFLLNYPFSTSVKLSTGCTGTLVAEKHVLTAAHCIHDGKTYVKGTQKLRVGFLKPKFKDGGRGANSSSSAGPEKMKFQWIRVKRTHVPKGWIKGNANDIGMDYDYALLELKKPHKRKFMKIGVSPPAKQLPGGRIHFSGYDNDRPGNLVYRFCDVKDETYDLLYQQCDAQPGASGSGVYVRMWKRQQQKWERKIIGIFSGHQWVDMNGSPQDFNVAVRITPLKYAQICYWIKGNYLDCREG